In Terriglobales bacterium, the genomic stretch CCGTAACGGCACGCCGCAGGATACCGACCTGGTGTTCGACGTGCGCTTCCTGCCCAATCCGCACTTCATCCCCGAGCTGCGTCCGCTCACCGGTAAGGACCCGCGCGTGGCCCGCTACGTGCGCAGCTTTCCGCAGACGAAAGAGTTCATCGCCCGCATCTCCGACCTGCTGGTCTACCTGCTGCCGCACTACGTGCGGGAAGGGAAGAGCTACCTGACTATCGGATTCGGGTGCACCGGCGGCCAGCACCGCTCGGTGATGATTGCTGAGGACGTTCGGCGGCGTCTGGCCGCCGCCGGGTATCGCACGCGAGCTACCCACCGCGACCTACCGCGCTAGCCTCCGGAAACTGGGAACGGAAAACTGGGAACCCTATAGAATGAGCTAGTTTGCTTATGCCGGACACGTCCCTTTCCGGAGCTCTATGCGCCAGCTGATGCGCCTGCTGCGCTACGTCGCGCCTTACGGGCTCCACGTGCTGGCGTCGGTGCTGCTGATGGCCGCAGTCGGGCTGCTGGATGCCTTCCGCGTGTTGCTGGTAGGCCCCATCTTCGACCGCGTGCTCAACCCGGGCTCGCGCTCGGCGGACGTGGCGCTGTTCACCGTCCCGGGCACGGACCGCGTCATCCACCTGCAGCAGTTCGTGCCGGAGCATTTCCACAACGTCTGGACTATCGTGGCGTTCTCCCTGGTGGCAGCCACGCTGCTCAAAGGAATCGCCGACTACGCCGGCACCTACCTGGTGAACTACGCCGGCTTCGGATTGATCACCGACCTGCGCAACGAGCTGTACAACGCCATCGTGCGGCGCTCCGCGGGATTCTTCCAGCGGCATTCCACGGGCACACTGCTTTCGACCATCGTCAATGACGTGGAGCGGGTGCAAATCGCCATGTCCACCGTGCTGGCGGAATCCCTGCAACAGCTCTTTATCCTCATCTTCACCGCCGGCGTGGTGGTGTTGCTGGGCGGGAAGCTGGCCTGGGTGCTGGTGCTGTTTATCCCTTTTGTGATCGTTTCGGCGTCGCGCATCGGCAAGCGGGTGCGCCGTACGACGCGTACGGGCCAGGACAAGCTGGCCGAAATCCACAACCTCTCCCACGAAGCCATCACCGGCAACCGCATCGTCAAGGCGTTTGGCATGGAGTCGTGGGAGATCGGCCGCTTCCGGGGCGCGGCCTCGCGGCTGTTCCGCGCCAACCTGCGTTCCGTGCGCGCCGCTGCGCTCAGTTCGCCGCTGATGGACCTGATCGGGGCCGTGGCCATCGCCCTGCTCCTGCTGCTCGGCCGAGACCAGATCAAGAGCCAGGCCTTCACCGCCGGCACGTTCCTGGCGTTCCTGGTCGCCGTCTTCAAGCTGTACGACCCGGTACGCAAGTTCGCCCTGTACCACAACCAGTTCCAGCAGGCGCTGGGCGCCTCTTCCACGATCTTCCGTTTCCTGGATGACGAGGATGAGGTTCGCGAGCAGCCACAGGCGCGACCTCTGCCGCCGTTCCGGAACAGCGTTCGCTTCGAGCATGTGGGCTTCAACTACGGCTCGAACGGCGAGGAAGCGCGGGCCGTGCTGAATGACGTGTCCATGGAAGTACGCGCCGGAGAGGTGGTGGCCATCGTGGGCTCGAGCGGCGCCGGAAAAAGCACGCTGGTGCACCTGATCCCGCGCTTTTTCGACGTCACTTCCGGCCGCCTGCTGATCGACGGCCACGACGTGCGCGAGGTCACGCTGCACTCGCTGCGCGCGCAGGTGGGGATCGTGACCCAGGAGACCATCCTGTTCAACGACACGGTACGCAACAACATCGCGTACGGCCAGCCGCACGTTTCGCTGGAGCGCGTGCAGGCGGCCGCGCGCGCCGCCCTCGCCCACGACTTTATTTCCGCCATGCCGGAGGGTTACGACACGGTGATCGGTGAACGTGGCCTGCGGCTTTCCGGCGGCGAGCGCCAGCGACTGGCAGTGGCCCGCGCGTTGCTGAAGGACGCTCCCATCCTCATCCTGGACGA encodes the following:
- a CDS encoding ABC transporter ATP-binding protein, with protein sequence MRQLMRLLRYVAPYGLHVLASVLLMAAVGLLDAFRVLLVGPIFDRVLNPGSRSADVALFTVPGTDRVIHLQQFVPEHFHNVWTIVAFSLVAATLLKGIADYAGTYLVNYAGFGLITDLRNELYNAIVRRSAGFFQRHSTGTLLSTIVNDVERVQIAMSTVLAESLQQLFILIFTAGVVVLLGGKLAWVLVLFIPFVIVSASRIGKRVRRTTRTGQDKLAEIHNLSHEAITGNRIVKAFGMESWEIGRFRGAASRLFRANLRSVRAAALSSPLMDLIGAVAIALLLLLGRDQIKSQAFTAGTFLAFLVAVFKLYDPVRKFALYHNQFQQALGASSTIFRFLDDEDEVREQPQARPLPPFRNSVRFEHVGFNYGSNGEEARAVLNDVSMEVRAGEVVAIVGSSGAGKSTLVHLIPRFFDVTSGRLLIDGHDVREVTLHSLRAQVGIVTQETILFNDTVRNNIAYGQPHVSLERVQAAARAALAHDFISAMPEGYDTVIGERGLRLSGGERQRLAVARALLKDAPILILDEATSALDTESESLVQSALHNLMADRTVFVIAHRLSTVRRADRIVVLENGTITDSGTHEELMNRLGTYRRLYELQFVDADPPSVTTRS
- a CDS encoding RNase adapter RapZ; translated protein: RNGTPQDTDLVFDVRFLPNPHFIPELRPLTGKDPRVARYVRSFPQTKEFIARISDLLVYLLPHYVREGKSYLTIGFGCTGGQHRSVMIAEDVRRRLAAAGYRTRATHRDLPR